TGCCTTTGGGTTTGCATATTTTGGAAATGTGTAGTGCTTctaactgtttcaaatttttcttgctTGTTCATGTTTTACATAACTTTGATAACATTGATAAACAGTCAGTGGTAACTCTGCTTATCCCTActaagagaattaaaaaaaaaacactaattcCGCAGTGCCGCACAATTCATTAATTAGGAAAACTAACAAGATGATGGGTTCATACTGTCAAAAAACTATAAACACAAATATTATCCTCTCAAACACTGCAAGATTCAGACAGATGAGACCTGGTTAAAAAGGCAAGGCCTTGCCCCTTCCTCTGTCATTTAATAGCCCCCCAATCTCTGATGCAGCTGTCAGTTGAGTTCCATGCAAGCattacataacaaacaaacacccAAAGCTAGACCAACTATGTACTTGATCCTTGCTACATGTCATTGTCAGAAGTTTTGCTTACAGGTGTAGGCTAGAGagtgataaaagaaaaaaaaaacataaaagaagTTAACAGTCTGTTGCTTCGCCTTACAGGGAAGCAAGAATTATTATGACAGCAATAATTAATGGCGCCCACTAGAATTTTCAGTAATACTTAGTGCTTGTAAATACACATCTATCCCATAGTTGGTAGAGGTCCAACTTGACGGTACTTGGTTTCTAAGGGATTCCAAACAATGATCGCTGAGTGTATGGGGCATCTAAAAAATTGGCCTGCTGTCCTCATCTCTTTCATCACGAAGGACTCCTTCAACACCATAATGTTCCATATCGATAAAGTCGTCTTCAATACAAACTGGATTCTGCAGCTGGCCAGCAACCCATACACGCAGTGGAGAAGATTTCATTGTTCTTACACGGTGTCTGCACCAGGCATTTCTCCACAACTCCaacttttcattaatttttgacaGGAAAACATGATGAAGAGCAGTAATATGACTGTCATTGAATGGGTCTAAAATACCTTTGTCCTCCATGAAATAGAATAGTTGATAATAAAGGCCCAAAACACCCTCAAAAACATCCCGCCACAACCTTTCGATACGCTGGTTGTTAGTACTCTTACCAGTGATCATACTACCCCTTTCTGCACCCCTTCTTGTTATCATGTAGTCAGCAACTAACACATTCTCTCGTCCTTTATCCGATCGCACCCTACTTGGGAGACCGTACATTTCCACGCCCTTTAAAAAACATTGCAACACGGTTTCagccttgttgttgttgttgttgtgacaTTCTATTGCGACGGGCTGGCGACTAAATCCATCGATAACGCCAACAATAACAAAGTACCACCGTACAACCTTGTGGTTGGTGTCAATATGCCAGAGGTGGTTTGGCCCCTTTACGTTGTAGACTCGTCGATGCAATCGTCCTTTCTTTCTTGCACTGACCCCATCATGGTCAACCCTATGTATACTGTCTCTGACTCTCATCCTCTGCACCTTAACACCTTTTTGATAAAGAATTTGCTTGATAAAGTTTTCCCCACAATAAGGAAATTATACAGTAACTGTTTCAACTTCCGCGTCGAGGTCTTTGTCTGAAATGTCAGTGAACCGTACTCTCTGATACAGCAAGGATCGAAGATATTTCCTTGATTGTAAATCCCTCTTGTAGCAAATCACCAAGCACACCCATATAATGTAAgatgcaccgcatataatgaaaGAGGTTCACATAAGACAGTGTTGGCGTTCCATAAATAAGAACGTTACTCTGGTTAAAATTGTATAAGAATATGTAGAATGTTTTAAAAGTCCCAACGTTTCGGTTGAACCTTCAACCTTCATCAggggaaagtgaaaaaataattcgTAAAAAACACGTTTCTTATAGTATGCCAAATTCGAGtctattattattgaattctgTCCCTCAGGGCAAGATTTAGAAATTCGTGCGGCAAATGCATGCCATCATCACGATTAAGTGGATTCCTGCAATTATTAATTTCCCAAGCCTCAAGAATGCGTCAATTGCGCCAATTAGCATTTGTGCGTAGGATCTTGGACGCCTCCCAAGAGACAGTGTGACCAGAACGTAAACAATGTTCCGGTAAAGCTGACTTTTGCGAGTGTTTATGCTCCACCACTTTCTGGTGTTCTTTAAGGCGAGTAGAAAATTTGCGTTTGGTTTCCCCGATATAACTCTTGTCACAATCTTTGCATGGAATCGAGTAGATAGCGCCACGAGTCTGATCTTTCGGTACTGGGTCTTTCGGTTTAGGAAACAAATTCCCGATGGTTTGGTGTGGTTTTTGAGCAACTATGATGACGTGATTACTCAAAATCCGTTTAATAGGCTCCGATGTGCCCTTGATGTATGGAAGAATACAGAAACCCTTTGCAGCATCCGGTGCAGTTGTTGACAGTTGTGGAGCTGGTCGTTTTGGTTTGCCAACATCAATCACAAATCGCTTTGGGTAACCATTCGCCACCAGTGCTGCTGTTACGTGCTTCATTTCCTTTGACCGTTGATCACTAGAAGATGGAATAGTTTTTGCACGATCGGTCAAAGATTTAACAACAGCCCTCTTGTGCGCAACCGGGTGATAAGAATGGAACGACAGGTATCTTTCAGTGTGGGTAGGTTTACGATAGACCTCAGTGGAAAGTCGACCGTTGTCTTGACGGCAAACAGTAACGTCCAGGAAAGATATTTTccgatttgttttcctttcaacCGTAAACTGGATCGATGGCTCGATATTGTTCAAATGACGCTGCAAGGTTTGCACGAGGCTAGAATTAACAGCCGCACACACATCATCCACATATCGTTTCCAAAAGCACGGCTGTTCAATGGAAGTAGACAGTGCTCGTTTCTCAAGGTTTTCCATTACGAGGTTTGCCATTACAGCTAATACAGGGGAACCCATAGCTGTTCCAAAGATTTACTGGTAATACATGTTGTTGTACTTTAAATTTGTTGTTGCCAAACAGAAATCTAACAGGTCAACAATGTCATCAACGGGAATAGTAGATCTATCCTGTAAGGTTTCAGCATTAGAGAGCACATCGGTAGCAACTTGAATAGCAAGATCCACAGGAATAGAAGTGAACAAAGAGACGACGTCAAAAGATAGCAGTTCGTCGTCTTGTTTGAGTCTGACATTTTTCATCGGTTCACAGAACTCCACGCTGTTCTTGACCGTTAAATCAGTATTACTCATTAGAGGTCTCAAGATCTGCGCCAAATGCCTCGATAGCATGTAGGTTGGAGAGTCTATAAACGATACGATAGGTCTTAAGGGATAACCAGGCTTATGAATCTTCGGTAAACCATAAGAACGAGGAGGCAGTCCATCTGAACTGCGGAGTTTGTTGTACAAACTATCACTGATCTTGTTCTCTCGCTTAAGGTTAGCCAATTTTTCATTGAGTTTCCTTTCCGTTCGTTGTGTGGGGTCTTTATCCAGAACTTTGTAGGTTCCTTGATCGCTGagcattttaaacggattttgaGTAATCACGACATCATAGTTGCTCAAAAACCACACCAAACCATCGGGAATTTGTTTCCTAAACCGAAAGACCCAGTACCGAAAGATCAGACTCGTGGCGCTATCTACTCGATTCCATGCAAAGATTGTGACAAGAGTTATATCGGGGAAACCAAACGCAAATTTTCTACTCGCCTTAAAGAACACCAGAAAGTGGTGGAACATAAACACTCGCAAAAGTCAGCTTTAGCGGAACATTGTTTACGTTCTGGTCACACTGTCTCTTGGGAGGCGTCCAAGATCCTACGCACAAATGCTAATTGGCGCAATCGACGCAATCTTGAGGCTTGGGAAATTAACAATTGCAGGAATCCACTTAATCGTGATGATGGCATGCATTTGCCGCACGAATTTCTAAATCTTGCCCTAAGGGAcagaattcaataataatagaCTCGAATTTGGCATACTATAAGAAACGTGTTTTTTAcgaattattttttcactttcgCCTGATGAAGGTTAAAGGTTCAACCGAAACGTTGGGACTTTTAAAACATTGTACATATTCTTATACTATTTTAACCAGAGTAACGTTCTTATTTCTTAACAATACAAAATTCAGTTTTTTACCATTTTGGTGGACACTTGAAAATGTAAAGTTTGAACTAGATTTTGTTGAGTCTTTCATAGTTTGAATCTTACAATATCAGTAAAAAACTTAGACATCTATTATTCATGGATACAAATGAAGTCACATATCATAAATGAGAGAAGGAAAGATATTACTGGAGGAGCAGAAGCGGCTGTGGCATTTTTCATCAAAGCTTCGGAAAGTGACGGTGCCGCAGTTGAGGTCGGATTGTGACTATTCCTAGCGGAATTTGAGCTTCGATTCGCGACAAGCTTTCAGACAACGATGCATGGTTTGAGCTATTTCGTTTTTCAGGCTTCAGTTTTGTTCATATCTCTCGAGGAACTGTCGCTGTTACAGAATGGTAAGTTTGATTATTAGAGGTGGAGTGTTGTATTGTGTACTGTGAAAAATGCCCTAAGAGAAGTTTGCTTGTTTCGTTACAAGTGATGCCTATGTGTCTGTCGTACATATTTGTTGGAAATGACGGAAGCATGTGTAGCTGGGTCATCCACTCTTTATCCGTAACAGCACACCCGAAACAGCTTCCTAAGTACTTCCTACAACGTTTTAGCGATGTTCCagtgaaaatgaaaaagatCCCATGCACTTTTTTTTAGCAATGGGGATCTAGTAAGAGAAGTTATTATATCTCAGTACTATTAGTACTATTAGGACACTATGTGTTCTTCAGTGGTATTTGAAGGCCTCAATCATATTGAGATCTGCGACAGATCTTATCTGGCCTCAAGTTAGTCATCtaaaagtgataataataatgatagaaaATGAATATTTTCTTTCGTGTTTAGGGATCAAAAAAGATCATCATCCTAGCAACCCGCCTTTCTCGTATACGAGATAATGGCATAGGAATCCTTGCGCCTCAAGGCGAAACTGTTTCTCCTTTCTAAAGTGCATAAATTTAGCGATGTTTTCCCGTCCTAATTATAGATTATCTTGCagtgaaaatgaaaaagatCTTTATCACTCTATCCTTCTTAAATTATTCCCAAGTTCTCTTAATCTTTAGCACTTGCCAAGATAATGTTGCagtgaaaatgaaaaagatCTTTATCACTCTACCCTTCTTAAATTATTCCCAAGTGCTCTTTCTCTTTAGCACTTGCCAAGATTGCAATTTTGATTCAAGCGCTGACGCCTAAacttttttctttgtgtttgaTTCATCAAAAGTTATAATCGCCACTGTCAAAACCTTTGTTTGAAATCTAGACTAAAGATGATAGTTCTTTTTGTGATTCTTTCACAGTTGGTCATCCATTAAGACCATTTCCCGTTTTGAAAGTTAATTGATCCAATTTTTACTTGCCGCATTCACGGATATCCCTTAAGAAATTTAGCGCATGTAAAGGTCGTACTGTCAATATTCCATCCTCCCTTTTTCAACCGTAACGGATTTGATGACCTAATCCTTTGAAAAAATGGCCAAGGATGTTAAAGAAATTGAAGTCATCCTTTAAGCCTTTCTGAAATAATCCAAAGCATTTTCAACGATAAATTTTGTAAACTGAACatccatttttttcttataaggataaataaagtaATGGCAATTGTATTTCTTACAGGGCTCCGGCTCTTGTGAGTAAAAGAAATATCTCGCATAAAATAACTGTGGATTTCCTATGGTTTTCATAATGCCGAAAACAGTTCATGACATatgaaattgtttttatttctacCTCATTGAAAACAGATGTAAATGTCTACATGTGGATTTAGAAATATTTACAATTCCAGTCTTGAAATTATCATCTTACCTGAGATAGCCTATTTGATAAAGTCGCAAGAAGTGTGAATGCTAATTAAATTGCAAAATTGTTTCGCTAAGTTCTTGCAAAAAGAAACAAGGTTTATTTGACAACGGTAACCGAATTTCTAACCCTTAAAAGCGGTCAAAAGGAGAAAGTCAGAGAAACAATACTAGGCATAACTCCACATAAGAAAAAGGGATGACCCAATTTTAGCCTTAGGTTGCCGTATCTTCACCACTTGTTAAAGTTTAATTTACTTCAAATGTTGATTGGATTTAATTGGAAGCTAATTTCAGCCTCTGttacaacgtgaaataatttTCGTGACCTCATCCATGCATGTGTTACAGGTTGaattaaattcaggttaatttaatttcaacctaggttgattttttttcacagagttaactgaatagagtgtaatgtgaagtgctagatttcaatcccatatgaaccatgtgagcgttagccctactgatggaaatgggcccacacaaggacagagaaaaactctgaccagggtgggaattgaacccacgaccttcgggttagatctccgccgctctaccgactgagctacaaggtcagacgggagcaggccgtgggaactgaagatgttaaagtcacggcaatgaccatgtacaagtacaaggaaaggttacgtttatacaaacgttggctgtgtagcacttatattttaaacagagttaactgaatagagtgtaatgtgaagtgctagatttcaatctcatatgaaccatgcgagcgttagccctactgatggaaatgggcccacacaaggacagagaaaaactctgaccagggtgggaattgaacccacgaccttcgggttagatctccgccgctctaccgactgagctacaaggtcagacgggagcaggccgtgggaactgaagatgttaaagtcacggcaatgaccatgtacaagtacaaggaaaggttacgtttatacaaacgttggccgtgtagcacttatattttaaacagagttaactgaatagagtgtaatgtgaagtgctagatttcaaccccatatgaaccatgtgaacgttagccttactgatggaaatgggcccacacaaggacagagaaaaactctgaccagggtgggaattgaacccacgaccttcgggttagatctccgccgctctactgactgagctagtCGTTTCTAGTCAGCCTAAGTTATTATGTAACGTCTGAAAAAGGGTTTCCCTTTTTTTGGGGATGTATTAAAAAAATgggcctggatttttagggggaataataaaaaagaaaacatcctTCTCCACCTTTCCCTTTCCAAGGCACCATTTCTAGTTATGATAACAAACGGATTTTCGCCGCAAACACAGCGTTCCCACAGTGAAAAAAAGATGGTGGCACGGGGaaatagaacaacaaaagataacctttgcagtttaatcaaagaaaagaactcgTCTCCGAACCACTGGTGCCATCATCTTGGagaaaccgcttgtaaaaaaaacataaccattcacagaacaattgGCAAAAGTTTTATTACTTCTTCACTTCTCCTTTGACTTACAACGCAAGAAAAGGTCTGCTTCTAAAGTTAGTGGGTTTCTAAAACTGACAGGTCTTTACAGAGAAATTATTGAAAACGACTCATTCGCCACGGCGCTTAAATAAAGTCGGAGCAATTATTATATGTTATCACATACgcggcaaaattactgaatgctgattggcacTGAAGTGTATTACCGTGTCATATTTTAcgaaatatggtaaaatggcgtaatagtggaataataaatatacTTATCACATACgaggcaaaattactgaatgcggATTGGCTAAGACGGAAgcatttttccttaatcacgagggcactttttGTAATAAAGAGGGCATGATTatttgatcctgattggttaacagttgcttatccagagcaagcaaagttacaagagaatcttcttccagattaaactccttttttgtccacatataaaatacattttaagcgctatttctgttgacagccaCGTTACCTTGAATTAAACTTGAACCGAATGGGAGCCTATTGCTTGTCATTTGTAGCGGCACTGAAGGGCTTTTCTCAATAAATTttccctttatgtgataaacacgtaatcgcaatgtgccctagtgcaattaaggattaatttcacttgtattttcaaagttttccacaTTGCCCCAGTCGCTCCACGACCCGGgcaattttgcagaaattttgaaaagaggCGTTAAATTAATCCTGAATTGCTGTCGgacccatgcgattacataaaGAACTAATTGCATGGGCCAGAGGGCAATTAAAGATTAGTCTCACTCGTATTTTAAAAGTTTtgcaaaattgcccgagtcacGAAgggacgagggcaatttggaaaactttgaaaatacaagtgaaattaatccttattTGCTCGagggcaaataaataaataaataaataaataaataaataaataaataaataaaatcatcttATATAGCGCTGTATCCATGACAATGTCCAAAGCGCTGAAATTCAAAAGTAAAAATGGAATTGAGATGATGTAAGAAATTGAGAAAAACTCTTAATAAAAAGGAATGTCTTCAACTTTTACATGAAAGTGACTAATGATCTTTGAGATCTAATATCCATCGGCAGAGAGTTCCACAACAATGGCGCTTCAATACAAAAGACTCTTTTTCCGTACGATTCCAGGTTGTAGTTTGGAACTTTCAGTAGACACTTTTAAGGAGATCGAAGATTTCTGGTAGGAACATAGTCAGTAATGAATGAGGTCTTGAAGATACTTGGGAGACATTATCGCACGTGCGATCCTACTCTCAACATGCAACCAGTGAAGACTCTTGAGCATAGGACGAATATAATCATACTTCCTGGATCCCACTATCAAACGTGCTGCACAATTCATAGTACGGCATTACAATTATCAAGTCTGGACGTGACTAGTGAATGACCAATGATATCAGTAGCATGTTGAGATATGTGTTTACTGTGTTGAGATATGTCTACTAATTGCCCTAATGCTACTTAGGTGAAGAAAGGCAGATTTGTTGATCCATGGTCAACTTATGGTCACACATGACACCGAAATTTCTAGCACATTCGGTAGGCAGAATCATTTCATTTCCAACAGCAACGGAAAGAAGAGGCGGCATTTGTCTGTGTTTAGGATGAACAAGAAGTTCGGTTTTATTatcatttaatttcaaaaattaaagatttcGCATCTGCCTATACACGCATGACCCTGCTGAGAACGAAAAGATAGATAAAGCTGGGTATCATCTGCATACTTGTGATATGATATATTATGACGTCGAACAATATCACCAATTGGAGA
Above is a window of Montipora capricornis isolate CH-2021 chromosome 6, ASM3666992v2, whole genome shotgun sequence DNA encoding:
- the LOC138054050 gene encoding uncharacterized protein produces the protein MGSPVLAVMANLVMENLEKRALSTSIEQPCFWKRYVDDVCAAVNSSLVQTLQRHLNNIEPSIQFTVERKTNRKISFLDVTVCRQDNGRLSTEVYRKPTHTERYLSFHSYHPVAHKRAVVKSLTDRAKTIPSSSDQRSKEMKHVTAALVANGYPKRFVIDVGKPKRPAPQLSTTAPDAAKGFCILPYIKGTSEPIKRILSNHVIIVAQKPHQTIGNLFPKPKDPVPKDQTRGAIYSIPCKDCDKSYIGETKRKFSTRLKEHQKVVEHKHSQKSALPEHCLRSGHTVSWEASKILRTNANWRN
- the LOC138054051 gene encoding uncharacterized protein, whose amino-acid sequence is MLSDQGTYKVLDKDPTQRTERKLNEKLANLKRENKISDSLYNKLRSSDGLPPRSYGLPKIHKPGYPLRPIVSFIDSPTYMLSRHLAQILRPLMSNTDLTVKNSVEFCEPMKNVRLKQDDELLSFDVVSLFTSIPVDLAIQVATDVLSNAETLQDRSTIPVDDIVDLLDFCLATTNLKYNNMYYQ